A genomic region of uncultured Paludibaculum sp. contains the following coding sequences:
- a CDS encoding porin codes for MRYYGILCFLTLCLNSLAFAQDQSAQAPTTPPAAAPADAPPPTAWTYKGFSVSGYVDVYYNQNENNPSSRFSQVQALNITANKFSLNSATASVTYDANPIGFRVDVGDGRTYDSFFLSEPKHTDWSRHLLNAYVTLKPKGWKGVTIDFGKFVTSAGAEVTESHLNWNYSRSLLFAFGPYYHTGLRVTVPVTSTWSVGGQAVTGWNVMRDNNTGKTFGFTSLNTLKKVVVSNNYYTGPENFGTNKGWRNFYDLAVTITATDRISAYYNLDIGNNKFATGGSGTFWGTASAARFALTKHLAVSPRIEYYSDKDGFWTGTPQAFKEFTGTGEWKFNDSFIARLEYRRDWSDQPYFQVGQTPNASKHQTMITAGVMMVLKPGMFSFSK; via the coding sequence ATGCGTTACTACGGAATTCTCTGTTTCCTGACTCTCTGCCTGAACTCCCTTGCCTTCGCGCAAGACCAGAGTGCGCAGGCCCCGACAACACCCCCGGCAGCGGCGCCGGCGGACGCGCCACCCCCAACCGCCTGGACCTACAAGGGATTCAGCGTCAGCGGCTATGTGGACGTGTACTATAACCAGAACGAGAACAATCCATCGTCACGGTTCTCCCAAGTTCAGGCGTTGAACATCACGGCCAACAAATTCAGCCTGAACAGCGCCACGGCCTCTGTTACCTATGACGCGAACCCAATCGGGTTTCGCGTAGATGTTGGTGATGGCCGGACCTATGATTCGTTCTTCCTGAGCGAGCCAAAGCACACCGACTGGTCGCGGCATCTACTCAACGCCTACGTGACGCTGAAGCCGAAGGGATGGAAGGGCGTCACGATCGACTTCGGCAAGTTCGTGACTTCGGCGGGCGCAGAAGTGACGGAGAGCCATCTGAACTGGAACTATTCACGGTCGTTACTTTTCGCCTTTGGGCCGTACTATCACACAGGTTTGCGGGTGACGGTGCCAGTGACCTCCACGTGGTCGGTTGGCGGGCAGGCAGTGACGGGCTGGAACGTGATGCGCGACAACAATACGGGCAAGACCTTCGGCTTCACGAGTCTCAATACTTTGAAGAAGGTCGTTGTGTCGAACAACTACTACACGGGGCCCGAGAACTTCGGCACGAACAAGGGTTGGAGGAACTTCTACGACTTGGCCGTGACGATAACGGCGACGGACAGGATCTCGGCGTACTACAACCTGGATATTGGCAACAACAAGTTCGCCACCGGAGGGTCAGGCACCTTTTGGGGCACGGCATCGGCAGCGCGGTTCGCCTTGACGAAGCACCTGGCGGTGTCGCCCCGTATTGAATACTACAGTGACAAGGACGGCTTCTGGACTGGGACTCCACAGGCGTTCAAGGAGTTCACGGGAACGGGAGAATGGAAGTTTAACGACAGCTTCATTGCACGTCTGGAATACCGGCGTGACTGGTCGGACCAGCCTTACTTCCAGGTGGGGCAAACCCCCAACGCATCGAAACATCAGACCATGATCACGGCCGGCGTGATGATGGTGTTGAAGCCGGGGATGTTCAGTTTCTCGAAGTAG
- a CDS encoding replication protein RepA translates to MLQVTGHPSFGLPWGQDRLIPIFLATLAIRQKSPRIQFSSAAQMLDSFGLQQGGSQYRRLIASFQRIFGATIFFGTDTQLERTAVIHCARFNFMTEARIWYSRYSNEQLLPGDCQNVILLSDQFYREILDHPIPTDLDAAKALSSCPAALDLFVWLSYRCFTATRQERISLFGSFGLASQLGSTEYARPRKFREKLEGWLGIVRAMWPACPAAIDKDGTELVLDRAFAVVPIDPLRTFRAG, encoded by the coding sequence GTGCTGCAGGTGACCGGCCATCCGAGCTTCGGATTGCCCTGGGGCCAGGACCGACTGATTCCCATCTTCTTGGCGACCCTCGCGATTCGACAGAAGTCACCACGGATCCAATTCAGTAGCGCAGCACAGATGCTTGACTCCTTCGGGCTCCAGCAAGGGGGCTCACAGTACCGCCGGTTAATTGCCTCATTCCAGAGGATCTTTGGTGCAACGATCTTCTTCGGCACAGACACGCAACTTGAACGCACAGCCGTCATCCACTGCGCCCGGTTCAACTTCATGACTGAGGCGAGGATCTGGTACTCAAGATACTCCAATGAGCAGTTGCTGCCTGGGGATTGTCAGAATGTGATCCTGCTAAGCGATCAGTTCTACCGAGAGATTCTGGATCACCCGATTCCCACCGACCTGGACGCAGCCAAAGCTCTGTCTTCCTGTCCGGCGGCTCTGGACCTGTTCGTGTGGCTTTCTTATCGCTGCTTTACGGCAACGCGGCAAGAGCGGATATCTCTTTTCGGTAGCTTCGGTTTGGCGAGCCAATTGGGAAGTACCGAATACGCGCGGCCGCGCAAGTTCAGGGAGAAACTGGAGGGCTGGCTCGGGATCGTTCGAGCGATGTGGCCAGCGTGCCCGGCCGCCATTGACAAGGACGGGACGGAGTTGGTGCTTGACCGGGCGTTCGCCGTTGTGCCGATAGATCCATTGCGCACATTCCGGGCCGGTTAG
- the tnpB gene encoding IS66 family insertion sequence element accessory protein TnpB has protein sequence MADLHSKLRYKRLETGTFKLPRVEAGSSSVELRASELAMVLDGIDVLRLKRVARYERGTCVV, from the coding sequence TTGGCAGACCTGCATTCGAAGTTGAGGTACAAGCGGCTCGAGACCGGCACCTTCAAACTGCCTCGCGTGGAAGCCGGCTCATCTTCGGTGGAACTGCGGGCCAGTGAACTGGCCATGGTTCTGGATGGAATTGATGTGTTGCGGCTGAAACGGGTCGCCCGCTACGAACGCGGCACGTGCGTCGTCTGA
- a CDS encoding DUF5372 family protein codes for MRVTHPFHPLSGQELACVGERYNRYGRRLLLRLDEVAVCSVPPQWTDLVTPDPEIVLGEGRALFRVADLLELVRLVNQLHERGLPVKSGERVK; via the coding sequence GTGCGCGTCACGCATCCGTTCCATCCGCTGAGCGGCCAAGAGTTGGCTTGCGTGGGAGAACGCTACAACCGCTACGGGCGGCGCTTGTTGCTCAGACTCGATGAGGTTGCAGTCTGCTCGGTTCCGCCCCAATGGACGGATCTCGTGACTCCCGATCCGGAGATCGTTCTCGGCGAGGGTCGTGCACTCTTCCGGGTTGCCGATCTGCTGGAGCTCGTGCGGCTGGTAAACCAGCTTCACGAACGCGGGTTGCCGGTGAAGTCAGGTGAGCGTGTAAAGTGA
- a CDS encoding helix-turn-helix domain-containing protein produces the protein MKNKSERLKVEALREEGTLNPVPEDVRDPKFHENEFFDPHDIVQVKYEMLRRVSAENASVSAAAEEYGVSRPTYYQTKASFEKAGIAGLVPQKRGPRGPHKLRGQALAFVQQQLVAGEPVRARELAKLVRQKFDLNVHPRTIERAVAGKKTSR, from the coding sequence ATGAAGAATAAGAGCGAGCGCCTGAAGGTCGAAGCCCTCCGCGAAGAGGGGACGTTGAATCCAGTCCCGGAGGATGTTCGGGATCCGAAGTTTCACGAGAACGAGTTCTTCGATCCGCACGACATCGTTCAGGTCAAGTACGAGATGCTGCGCCGTGTCTCGGCCGAGAACGCGTCGGTCAGCGCCGCCGCCGAGGAGTACGGCGTGTCGAGGCCGACGTACTACCAGACCAAGGCCAGCTTTGAGAAAGCCGGCATTGCTGGGTTGGTGCCGCAGAAGCGTGGCCCGCGTGGTCCGCACAAGCTTCGGGGCCAGGCACTCGCATTCGTCCAGCAGCAACTCGTCGCCGGTGAGCCCGTGCGAGCGCGCGAACTCGCAAAGCTGGTTCGGCAGAAGTTCGACCTCAACGTCCACCCCAGGACGATCGAGCGTGCGGTCGCTGGAAAAAAAACTTCACGATGA